One region of Streptomyces capillispiralis genomic DNA includes:
- a CDS encoding sensor histidine kinase, which produces MELATPPPAARPPVAWHSWWLMPLGLGGGTIAATSMSSDRITTAVLGAAATAACAVCVRLLLRSRVHLLRAEAGFRASQAELTQQWQQHMAGQERKFAAERAAQEDAFTEQGAAWERRLAEQAAACEDRLADHSQAFEERLAEQAGAHAAQLAEREEAWEARLSHQLAAVTRLADEQLPEAIARLRSGDAIDDLLPSVERCAEVGADLQAQLRRILRTALIGLEEEFDRSTSAEQAVISIGNRIHVLTSKLRGRLHEMQGEHGRLPAVARGLMELDQEIGPADCLAASIGVLGGSDRPGRQWQEPQRLLSVVRGGIGRIKDFHRIQLSRLPELGVDGGLVDHLTLIFAHLLDNAARYSPPTEPVVISGREVPNGVGIEIQDSGKGLSEEKKREAEHALAGTAPGAGIGGITEDANIGLRVVGILARRYGIRVTFADSPWLGTSVVVVVPHKYFSPLPTATATAAESRTAEPAVVTEPPADDPAGPADTTPGGLPRRRSGRRTGTDAARPAARTAPGEPGTVSVVPPDASFTGLAAFATAGRATDPAPRTDGDPATPAGRESTEHRTEESDQTT; this is translated from the coding sequence ATGGAACTCGCCACTCCGCCACCGGCGGCGCGGCCCCCCGTCGCCTGGCACAGCTGGTGGCTGATGCCGCTCGGCCTCGGCGGCGGGACGATCGCCGCCACGTCGATGAGCTCGGACCGGATCACCACGGCCGTCCTCGGCGCCGCCGCGACGGCCGCCTGCGCCGTGTGCGTGCGGCTGCTGCTCCGCAGCCGGGTCCACCTGCTGAGGGCCGAGGCCGGCTTCCGGGCGTCGCAGGCCGAGCTGACACAGCAGTGGCAGCAGCACATGGCGGGCCAGGAGCGGAAGTTCGCCGCCGAACGCGCCGCACAGGAGGACGCGTTCACCGAGCAGGGCGCCGCCTGGGAACGGCGGCTCGCGGAGCAGGCCGCCGCCTGCGAGGACCGGCTCGCGGACCACTCCCAGGCGTTCGAGGAGCGGCTGGCCGAGCAGGCCGGGGCCCACGCGGCACAGCTCGCCGAACGGGAGGAGGCATGGGAGGCGCGGCTCTCCCATCAGCTCGCCGCCGTCACCCGCCTCGCCGACGAGCAGCTGCCGGAGGCGATCGCCCGGCTGCGCTCCGGTGACGCCATCGACGACCTGCTGCCGAGCGTCGAGCGGTGCGCGGAGGTCGGCGCCGACCTCCAGGCCCAGCTCCGCAGGATCCTGCGCACCGCCCTCATCGGCCTGGAGGAGGAGTTCGACCGCTCCACCTCCGCCGAACAGGCCGTCATCAGCATCGGCAACCGCATCCATGTACTGACCAGCAAGCTTCGCGGCCGACTGCACGAGATGCAGGGCGAACACGGCCGGCTGCCGGCCGTCGCGCGGGGGCTGATGGAGCTCGACCAGGAGATCGGCCCCGCCGACTGCCTGGCCGCCAGCATCGGCGTCCTGGGCGGCTCCGACCGGCCCGGGCGGCAGTGGCAGGAACCGCAGCGACTGCTCAGCGTGGTGCGCGGCGGCATCGGCCGGATCAAGGACTTCCACCGCATCCAGCTGAGCCGGCTGCCCGAACTCGGCGTCGACGGCGGCCTGGTGGACCACCTCACCCTGATCTTCGCCCACCTCCTCGACAACGCGGCCCGCTACTCGCCGCCCACCGAACCCGTGGTGATCTCCGGCCGGGAGGTCCCCAACGGTGTCGGCATCGAGATCCAGGACTCCGGCAAGGGGCTGAGCGAGGAGAAGAAGCGCGAGGCCGAACACGCCCTCGCGGGCACCGCGCCCGGCGCCGGCATCGGCGGCATCACCGAGGACGCCAACATCGGCCTCCGGGTCGTCGGCATCCTCGCCCGCCGCTACGGCATCCGGGTCACCTTCGCGGACTCGCCGTGGCTCGGTACCTCCGTGGTGGTCGTCGTACCGCACAAGTACTTCAGCCCGCTGCCCACCGCCACGGCCACCGCGGCGGAATCCCGCACCGCGGAGCCGGCCGTCGTCACCGAGCCGCCCGCGGACGATCCCGCCGGGCCGGCCGACACCACCCCCGGCGGACTGCCCCGCCGCCGCAGCGGCCGGCGGACCGGGACGGACGCCGCGCGGCCCGCCGCGCGGACCGCGCCGGGGGAGCCCGGCACGGTGTCCGTCGTACCGCCGGACGCCTCCTTCACCGGCCTCGCCGCCTTCGCCACCGCCGGACGCGCCACCGACCCGGCGCCCCGGACG
- a CDS encoding anti-sigma factor antagonist produces MRYEPAPLTRHLRVRQDRGHTVLEFRGEIDIAAEAEIVPHLDMATAAPDARIVIDLTRVEFFDLSGLRLLYRARHRVTDGPGRLSLVCAHPMTLRMLRITGLSRLLPPWPTLDAALDQPESTSGPV; encoded by the coding sequence GTGCGGTACGAACCTGCGCCGCTGACCCGGCATCTGCGCGTCCGCCAGGACCGGGGACACACGGTGCTGGAGTTCCGCGGTGAGATCGACATCGCCGCGGAGGCCGAGATCGTGCCCCATCTGGACATGGCGACCGCCGCACCGGACGCCCGGATCGTCATCGACCTGACCCGCGTCGAGTTCTTCGACCTCTCCGGCCTGCGCCTGCTGTACCGGGCCCGGCACCGCGTCACGGACGGGCCCGGCCGCCTCTCCCTGGTCTGCGCCCATCCGATGACCCTGCGCATGCTCCGGATCACCGGCCTGTCGCGGCTGCTGCCCCCGTGGCCGACGCTGGACGCGGCCCTGGACCAGCCCGAGTCCACCTCCGGCCCGGTGTGA
- a CDS encoding DUF4230 domain-containing protein — protein sequence MTAPVKEPARRVPGWLKVLGAVVLLLAVLFAGLRLSVLPGLKDLFGTETRDRSGPALLESIQDISRYEAASGNFQVVVDLEKDARFLPDAVRGSRTLYVGAGTVDAYVDLGALDEGDVRVDEDRTSATLRLPHARLGTPALDPGRSYAVSKQRGLLNRLGDLFSDNPNSEQAVQKLAVRHIGDAAKESGLTARAETNTTDMLEGLLRSLGFEKVRVTYGD from the coding sequence ATGACCGCTCCCGTGAAGGAACCGGCCCGACGCGTACCGGGTTGGCTGAAGGTGCTCGGTGCGGTGGTGCTGCTGCTCGCCGTGCTGTTCGCCGGGCTCCGGCTGAGCGTGCTGCCGGGACTGAAGGACCTGTTCGGCACGGAGACCAGGGACCGTTCCGGACCGGCGCTCCTGGAGTCCATCCAGGACATCAGCCGCTACGAGGCCGCCTCGGGCAACTTCCAGGTGGTGGTGGACCTGGAGAAGGACGCGAGGTTCCTGCCCGACGCGGTCCGCGGCAGCCGCACGCTGTACGTGGGCGCGGGCACCGTCGACGCCTATGTCGACCTCGGCGCGCTGGACGAGGGAGACGTACGGGTCGACGAGGACCGTACGTCCGCCACGCTGCGGCTGCCGCACGCCCGGCTGGGCACGCCGGCCCTCGACCCCGGGCGCTCGTACGCCGTGTCCAAGCAGCGCGGGCTGCTCAACCGCCTCGGTGACCTGTTCTCGGACAACCCCAACAGTGAACAGGCGGTGCAGAAGCTGGCGGTGCGGCACATCGGCGACGCGGCGAAGGAGAGCGGACTGACCGCGCGGGCCGAGACGAACACCACGGACATGCTCGAAGGCCTGCTGCGCTCCCTCGGGTTCGAGAAGGTGCGGGTCACCTACGGCGACTGA
- a CDS encoding VanZ family protein, with protein MARAAPRPLPLPLRLLAMLCAFVFMVVFAVVLARLTLVPSPASEALTHTNLRPGRSLRAYLDQPALRDAVRQIGGNIVLGVPFGVLAPVVAPRTRGFLRILLLTAGVMLLVEVAQGALVTGRAFDIDDVILNTGGALIGYLLLGRRLGRTVHARQREP; from the coding sequence ATGGCCCGCGCCGCCCCCCGCCCGCTCCCCCTGCCCCTGCGGCTGCTGGCGATGCTGTGCGCCTTCGTGTTCATGGTCGTCTTCGCCGTGGTCCTGGCCCGGCTCACCCTGGTGCCCTCCCCCGCCTCGGAGGCGCTGACCCACACCAATCTGCGGCCGGGCCGCTCGCTGCGGGCCTATCTCGACCAGCCCGCCCTGCGCGACGCCGTGCGCCAGATCGGCGGCAACATCGTGCTCGGCGTGCCCTTCGGCGTGCTCGCGCCGGTCGTCGCCCCGCGCACCCGCGGGTTCCTGCGGATCCTGCTGCTGACGGCCGGTGTGATGCTGCTGGTGGAAGTGGCACAGGGCGCCCTGGTGACCGGACGCGCCTTCGACATCGACGACGTCATCCTGAACACCGGCGGGGCGCTGATCGGCTATCTGCTGCTGGGCCGGCGCCTCGGCCGCACCGTGCACGCGCGACAGCGCGAGCCCTGA
- a CDS encoding SDR family oxidoreductase, translating to MSVPTAPSSKAAVVTGADSGIGRATAVRLAAAGMDVGITWHSDREGAEETAREVRAHGRRAEVAPMDLTRLPEAADTVDELCDRLGRVDVLVNNAGTGTMTPFLDLDPGTVREVLDVDLIGPFLCGQKAARHMIRQGDGGRIVNVTSVHEHQPRVGAAPYCAAKGGLGLLTQVMALELAEYGITVNAVAPGEIATPMTGQEDVDPHTESRPGVPLGRPGDAREVAAVIAFLAGPDASYVTGASWSVDGGMLRMGPQAGSHLTSDDWRRP from the coding sequence ATGTCCGTCCCCACCGCCCCCAGCAGCAAGGCCGCCGTCGTCACCGGCGCCGACTCCGGCATCGGCCGGGCCACCGCCGTACGCCTGGCCGCCGCGGGCATGGACGTGGGCATCACCTGGCACAGTGACCGGGAGGGGGCCGAGGAGACGGCACGGGAGGTCCGGGCGCACGGACGCCGGGCCGAGGTGGCCCCCATGGACCTCACCCGGCTGCCCGAGGCCGCGGACACGGTGGACGAGCTGTGCGACCGGCTGGGCCGCGTCGACGTGCTGGTCAACAACGCCGGCACCGGCACGATGACGCCCTTCCTCGACCTCGATCCGGGCACGGTCCGCGAGGTCCTGGACGTCGATCTGATCGGCCCGTTCCTGTGCGGCCAGAAGGCGGCCCGGCACATGATCCGGCAGGGCGACGGGGGCCGCATCGTCAACGTGACGTCCGTGCACGAGCACCAGCCCCGCGTGGGCGCCGCGCCCTACTGCGCCGCCAAGGGCGGCCTCGGGCTGCTCACCCAGGTCATGGCGCTGGAGCTCGCCGAGTACGGCATCACCGTCAACGCGGTCGCCCCCGGAGAGATCGCCACGCCGATGACCGGACAGGAGGACGTCGATCCGCACACCGAGAGCCGTCCCGGCGTCCCGCTCGGCCGGCCCGGCGACGCCCGCGAGGTCGCCGCGGTGATCGCCTTCCTCGCCGGCCCCGACGCCTCGTACGTCACCGGCGCCTCCTGGAGCGTGGACGGCGGAATGCTCCGGATGGGCCCGCAGGCCGGGTCGCACCTGACGAGTGACGACTGGCGGCGGCCCTGA